From Flavipsychrobacter sp., a single genomic window includes:
- a CDS encoding ferritin-like domain-containing protein, giving the protein MKEAMENNAVEKSADATAGLSRRRFLTFASGVLGASALIAACNKDDDSPAPASDGTIDIGANDTGLLNLLFALQQIEAAFYEQVFFNEFIGMTADERTKISEIRNHEITHREFFRNLLGSNGTELEVEFPRVRFTDKNSVLENAKLLEDLNVAALNGMATLMVTPDFLTLVGKMASVEARHAVYVSELIAKNTFDNTTDPYGMEPGNAPNNVIAVANNFLKTKISGKNLPS; this is encoded by the coding sequence ATGAAAGAAGCAATGGAGAACAATGCCGTTGAAAAAAGTGCCGATGCCACTGCAGGTTTGTCAAGAAGACGATTTTTGACCTTTGCAAGTGGTGTACTAGGTGCAAGTGCATTGATAGCTGCTTGTAATAAAGATGATGATAGTCCTGCCCCTGCCTCGGATGGCACTATAGATATTGGTGCTAACGATACTGGGCTTTTAAACTTACTATTTGCGCTACAACAAATTGAAGCCGCTTTTTATGAGCAAGTATTCTTCAATGAGTTCATTGGTATGACAGCAGATGAACGTACCAAAATTTCAGAAATACGCAATCACGAAATTACACATAGAGAGTTCTTTAGAAACTTGCTAGGTAGCAATGGCACAGAGCTAGAAGTTGAGTTTCCTAGGGTAAGATTTACGGATAAAAACAGCGTACTAGAAAATGCAAAACTATTAGAAGACCTCAACGTAGCTGCACTTAACGGTATGGCTACATTAATGGTAACACCCGACTTCTTAACTCTGGTAGGTAAAATGGCCTCTGTAGAAGCAAGACATGCTGTTTACGTAAGTGAGCTAATTGCTAAAAATACATTTGACAACACTACAGACCCTTACGGAATGGAACCCGGCAACGCACCTAATAATGTTATAGCTGTGGCTAACAATTTCCTTAAGACTAAAATATCAGGCAAGAACTTGCCCTCTTAA
- a CDS encoding T9SS type A sorting domain-containing protein, whose product MKKLLLLSCITLFSFGAAQAQWTTLSTDASGDGANSSYLDGTKLEYRYDDMTDSVWFRVTVSQYKAYAFGINIILDVTGAGSKGTWWGNQNSSFQYNRLITAWMSNPPMGTVGITDAAGAASSNYTKIAGANKITIVGNTTDKTYTLGMKRTDIYNGASLNAKVIAAVGAHNGWNDDLPNTGSGSINLTPNTTAVHHLSKEKHQFSIHPNPSNGVFSLVQNSNNESQITVYNITGIKVFETTTKQKETNIDLSSLSSGTYVIKLTNNGTTSAQQITIQ is encoded by the coding sequence ATGAAAAAACTTTTATTACTCTCTTGTATTACTCTTTTTTCTTTTGGCGCAGCACAAGCGCAATGGACTACCTTATCAACAGATGCTAGTGGTGATGGTGCCAACAGTAGTTACCTAGATGGTACAAAGCTAGAGTACCGTTACGACGATATGACGGATAGCGTTTGGTTTAGAGTAACCGTTAGCCAATACAAAGCATATGCTTTTGGTATCAATATTATTTTGGATGTAACAGGTGCCGGCTCAAAAGGTACTTGGTGGGGCAACCAAAATAGCTCTTTCCAATACAACAGACTTATAACTGCGTGGATGAGCAACCCGCCAATGGGTACTGTTGGTATAACAGACGCTGCAGGTGCGGCTTCAAGCAACTATACTAAAATAGCAGGCGCTAATAAGATCACTATTGTTGGGAATACTACAGATAAGACCTACACATTGGGTATGAAACGTACAGACATCTACAATGGAGCATCTCTTAATGCTAAAGTAATAGCTGCTGTAGGTGCGCACAATGGCTGGAATGACGACTTGCCAAATACAGGTTCAGGCTCTATCAATCTTACTCCAAATACAACTGCTGTTCACCATCTAAGTAAAGAGAAGCACCAATTCTCTATACATCCTAACCCTTCAAACGGCGTGTTCTCTCTAGTGCAGAACAGTAATAACGAAAGCCAAATAACTGTATACAATATCACAGGTATAAAGGTTTTTGAAACTACTACTAAGCAGAAAGAAACCAATATTGACCTATCATCACTTAGCTCAGGTACTTACGTTATCAAGTTAACGAATAACGGTACAACAAGTGCGCAACAAATAACGATACAGTAA
- a CDS encoding glycosyltransferase: protein MKKRHKILVAPLDWGLGHTTRCMPIIAYLLERDCHVFFAGNEAQIDYVSQTYDKITYLPLEGYNVEYSSSAVGLMPKLLGQMPRLNKIIKREHEWLKELIKELGIDGVISDNRYGLNNPDIPTVMMTHQLGPMSGMGSMVDNVLRPQHYKYLERFKDCWVVDIAEDGYAGKLSHPDTLSNNAQYIGLLSQLDKTNDLEQDYILVLLSGPEPQRTILADKLWEQVQTIDRKVVFVTGSNEQEPPAFIPEHIHYYGRVTKSVLDKLMQQAAVVVCRSGYSTVMDLVKLGKKAIFIPTPGQTEQEYLGAYLSQKPQFTAAGQKSFDLAKMLNTELKSPTQNIEEQIFDQYKVAIDKWLDKI from the coding sequence TTGAAAAAGCGTCATAAAATTTTAGTAGCTCCATTAGATTGGGGATTAGGGCATACTACAAGGTGCATGCCTATTATAGCCTATTTATTAGAAAGAGATTGCCATGTTTTCTTTGCCGGTAACGAAGCTCAAATTGACTATGTATCTCAAACATATGACAAGATCACTTACTTGCCACTGGAAGGTTACAATGTAGAGTACTCTAGCTCTGCAGTGGGGTTGATGCCTAAGCTACTGGGGCAGATGCCGAGGCTGAACAAAATAATAAAGAGAGAGCACGAGTGGTTAAAAGAGTTGATAAAAGAGCTAGGTATAGATGGGGTAATATCAGATAATAGATATGGACTGAATAACCCTGACATACCAACGGTAATGATGACCCATCAGCTAGGACCAATGAGTGGTATGGGCAGTATGGTAGATAATGTATTAAGGCCACAACACTATAAATACCTGGAAAGATTTAAAGATTGTTGGGTAGTGGATATAGCAGAAGACGGTTATGCTGGAAAATTATCACATCCCGATACCTTGTCCAACAATGCCCAATACATTGGTTTATTATCACAGTTAGATAAAACCAACGATCTGGAGCAAGACTATATTCTGGTATTACTTTCAGGACCAGAACCTCAACGCACCATACTTGCTGATAAACTTTGGGAGCAAGTGCAAACAATAGATAGGAAAGTAGTATTTGTAACCGGTAGCAATGAACAGGAGCCACCAGCATTCATTCCCGAGCATATACATTACTATGGCAGGGTTACCAAGAGTGTACTTGATAAGTTAATGCAACAAGCTGCAGTAGTTGTATGCCGTAGTGGCTATTCTACTGTTATGGACTTAGTAAAGCTGGGCAAAAAAGCCATCTTCATACCCACACCCGGGCAAACAGAACAAGAATATTTGGGCGCCTATCTTTCTCAAAAACCTCAATTTACTGCTGCAGGGCAAAAGAGTTTTGATCTGGCTAAAATGTTGAACACAGAGTTAAAATCACCGACTCAAAATATAGAGGAACAGATATTTGATCAATACAAAGTTGCCATTGATAAATGGCTGGATAAAATATGA
- a CDS encoding ferritin-like domain-containing protein, with protein sequence MNFKNILDDINNTDEGFYEKESPRRSILKSFGAKVAIAALPIAISSVFTKSYGQTKATLIDKLNRLLKLEYLQSGFYREALDNTGLIDGETKASFQRILEDNNSHVAILSAAITELGGTPITTPNIDYTGGRGNNSGPYKDSLQKYSDFLVMAQVLADSAVRAYKGEFSSFILNKKILQNVVNIHSMEARHAAYIRNLRNIPAWTTESNNYTPVAAAQSTYIDEDQKTQNGVFLVDINGFNLTENAITEAFDEPLGEADVDIILGQFVL encoded by the coding sequence ATGAACTTCAAGAATATACTTGACGATATCAACAATACTGACGAGGGGTTTTATGAGAAAGAAAGCCCTAGAAGAAGCATTTTAAAAAGCTTTGGGGCTAAAGTGGCTATTGCAGCATTACCGATTGCTATCAGTTCTGTTTTCACAAAATCATATGGTCAAACCAAAGCTACTCTCATAGATAAGCTTAACCGTCTTTTAAAACTAGAGTATTTACAGTCTGGTTTTTATAGAGAAGCTTTAGATAACACAGGATTGATCGATGGTGAAACCAAAGCTTCTTTCCAAAGAATTTTAGAAGATAACAATTCTCATGTTGCTATACTATCAGCTGCTATAACAGAATTGGGAGGCACACCTATTACCACTCCAAACATAGATTATACAGGAGGTCGCGGTAATAATAGTGGCCCTTATAAAGATTCTTTACAAAAATATTCAGACTTCTTAGTTATGGCTCAAGTGCTAGCAGACTCTGCAGTACGTGCTTATAAAGGAGAATTCAGCAGCTTTATATTGAATAAAAAAATACTACAAAATGTAGTTAATATCCACTCAATGGAAGCTAGACATGCTGCATATATCAGAAATCTAAGAAACATTCCTGCTTGGACAACAGAATCAAATAACTATACACCTGTTGCGGCTGCACAAAGCACGTATATTGACGAGGATCAAAAAACACAGAATGGTGTGTTCTTAGTAGACATTAATGGCTTCAACCTTACAGAAAATGCTATTACTGAAGCTTTTGATGAGCCACTAGGTGAGGCAGATGTTGATATCATTCTTGGACAATTTGTACTATAA